A stretch of the Malus domestica chromosome 08, GDT2T_hap1 genome encodes the following:
- the LOC114823013 gene encoding E3 ubiquitin ligase BIG BROTHER-related-like, which produces MDGEEDQAKQSSGRIPFTQLIQVSADFILALAMQEQEQAYTMLETIESDSEEDDTEIDYASSSSSENYDPDVAAFLESREFDADDFRFLEDEEIGSSSSSSDQETDGLDVDELTYEEFLALGEFIGEEKRGLPRSEISACLHPYTCELAVGQSKTRIDRCVVCQLEYDDGESLAALSCEHPYHWECISQWLQIKKSCPICSTQVSSPSSSSKTMIL; this is translated from the coding sequence ATGGACGGAGAAGAAGATCAAGCCAAACAATCTTCCGGGAGGATCCCTTTCACCCAACTCATCCAAGTGAGCGCTGATTTCATTCTTGCCCTGGCTATGCAAGAGCAAGAGCAGGCCTACACCATGCTCGAAACCATAGAAAGCGATAGTGAAGAAGACGACACTGAAATTGACTATGCTTCTTCGTCCTCTAGTGAAAACTATGACCCAGACGTTGCTGCTTTCCTTGAAAGCCGAGAATTTGATGCTGATGATTTCAGGTTTCTTGAGGACGAAGAAATTGGCAGCAGCAGTAGCAGCAGTGATCAAGAAACGGATGGTTTGGACGTGGATGAACTAACTTATGAGGAATTTTTAGCACTTGGAGAATTCATAGGGGAAGAAAAaagaggacttcccaggagtgAGATTTCTGCATGTTTGCATCCCTACACGTGCGAATTAGCGGTCGGTCAGAGCAAGACTAGGATCGATCGATGCGTGGTTTGTCAGCTCGAGTATGACGATGGTGAATCACTAGCTGCATTGTCCTGTGAACACCCTTATCATTGGGAGTGTATAAGCCAGTGGCTTCAGATTAAAAAGAGTTGCCCTATTTGCAGCACACAAGTTTCATCACCATCCTCATCGTCCAAGACCAtgattttataa
- the LOC103410873 gene encoding proteasome subunit beta type-3-A-like, which produces MSITEYNGSALVAMVGKNCFAIASDRRLGVQLQTVATDFKRISQVHDRLFIGLSGLATDAQTLYQRLMFRHKLYQLREERDMKPETFASLVSAILYEKRFGPYFTQPVIAGLSDEDRPFICTTDSIGAKELAKDFVVAGTASESLYGACEAMFKPDMEPEELFETVSQALLSSVDRDCLSGWGGHVFVVTPTEVQEKILKGRMD; this is translated from the exons ATGTCG ATCACCGAGTACAATGGGAGTGCACTGGTCGCAATGGTGGGGAAGAACTGCTTCGCCATAGCCAGCGATCGCCGCCTCGGTGTTCAGCTCCAGACCGTGGCCACCGACTTCAAGAGGATTAGCCAAGTCCACGATAGGCTCTTCATCGGCCTCTCCGGCCTTGCCACCGACGCTCAGACTCT GTATCAGAGGCTCATGTTTCGGCACAAGCTGTACCAGCTTCGGGAGGAGAGGGATATGAAGCCGGAGACTTTTGCCAGCCTTGTTTCCGCTATTCTGTATGAGAAAAG GTTTGGTCCCTACTTCACTCAGCCTGTAATTGCTGGGTTAAGTGATGAAGACAGACCATTCATATGCACTACGGATTCAATTGGAGCCAA GGAACTGGCAAAAGACTTCGTTGTTGCTGGTACTGCATCGGAGTCCCTTTATGGTGCTTGTGAGGCAATGTTCAAGCCTGATATG GAACCAGAGGAATTGTTTGAGACTGTCTCTCAAGCATTACTTTCATCAGTAGATCGAGACTGTCTGAGTGGTTGGGGAGGCCATGTCTTTGTCGT AACACCAACTGAAGTGCAGGAGAAGATCTTGAAGGGAAGAATGGACTGA